A single Methylobacterium sp. 17Sr1-1 DNA region contains:
- a CDS encoding ABC transporter ATP-binding protein yields the protein MTTLNATHLSLEQVGISFTRGGRTTEVLRDVNLKIAKGEFVSLIGHSGCGKSTVLNIVAGLLKASAGGVLLDGKEVNSPGPERAVVFQNHSLLPWLTVRENVALAVDKVLKAKKSKAERRDWIEHNLALVNMTHAAEKRPHEISGGMKQRVGIARALAMEPKVLLMDEPFGALDALTRAHLQDQLMEIHLRLKNTVIMITHDVDEAVLLSDRIVMMTNGPSATIGEVLTVPLARPRKRLELVEDPTYTHARAEVLEFLYARHAKPAIAA from the coding sequence ATGACCACTCTCAACGCGACCCATCTCAGCCTCGAACAGGTCGGCATCAGCTTCACGAGGGGCGGCCGCACCACGGAAGTCCTGCGTGACGTCAACCTGAAGATCGCCAAGGGCGAATTCGTCTCGCTGATCGGCCATTCCGGCTGCGGCAAGTCGACGGTGCTCAACATCGTGGCAGGCCTGCTCAAGGCCTCGGCCGGCGGCGTCCTCCTCGACGGCAAGGAGGTCAACAGCCCCGGCCCCGAGCGCGCCGTGGTGTTCCAGAACCACTCGCTCCTGCCCTGGCTCACGGTGCGCGAGAACGTGGCGCTCGCCGTCGACAAGGTGCTGAAGGCCAAGAAGAGCAAGGCCGAGCGTCGCGACTGGATCGAGCACAACCTCGCGCTCGTCAACATGACCCACGCCGCCGAGAAGCGCCCGCACGAGATCTCCGGCGGCATGAAGCAGCGCGTCGGCATCGCCCGGGCGCTGGCCATGGAGCCGAAGGTGCTCCTCATGGACGAGCCGTTCGGCGCCCTCGACGCGCTGACCCGGGCCCATCTGCAAGATCAGCTGATGGAGATCCACCTGCGGCTCAAGAACACCGTCATCATGATCACCCACGACGTCGACGAGGCGGTGCTGCTCTCCGACCGGATCGTGATGATGACGAACGGCCCCTCGGCCACGATCGGCGAGGTCCTGACGGTGCCGCTCGCCCGGCCGCGCAAGCGCCTCGAACTGGTCGAGGACCCGACCTACACCCATGCCCGGGCCGAGGTGCTGGAATTCCTCTACGCCCGCCACGCCAAACCCGCGATCGCGGCGTGA
- the ntrB gene encoding nitrate ABC transporter permease has protein sequence MALGLSLGRLGAAKAEGVKRPLVTRAALKGLALRIVPPLVVLAVFLLLWEVLCQRPGAGLPPPSRVVSEAWEIIAHPFYDNGGTDKGLFWHISASLQRVALGFTLAVIAGVMLGTLVGQSEWAMRGLDPIFQVLRTIPPLAWLPLSLAAFRDGQPSAIFVIFITSIWPIIINTAVGIRNIPQDYRNVAAVLRLNAFEFFAKVMLPSAAPYIFTGLRIGVGLSWLAIVAAEMLIGGVGIGFFIWDAWNSSHISEIIVALVYVGVIGFVLDRLVAGLGHLVTRGTATA, from the coding sequence ATGGCGCTCGGACTCAGCCTCGGGCGCCTCGGCGCCGCCAAAGCCGAAGGGGTGAAGCGCCCCCTCGTCACCCGCGCCGCCCTGAAAGGTCTGGCGCTGCGGATCGTGCCGCCGCTGGTCGTGCTGGCGGTCTTCCTGCTGCTCTGGGAGGTGCTGTGCCAGCGCCCCGGCGCCGGCCTGCCGCCGCCGTCGCGCGTCGTCAGCGAGGCCTGGGAGATCATCGCCCACCCGTTCTACGACAATGGCGGCACCGACAAGGGGCTGTTCTGGCACATCAGCGCCAGCCTCCAGCGCGTGGCGCTCGGCTTCACCCTGGCGGTGATCGCCGGCGTGATGCTCGGCACCCTCGTCGGTCAGTCCGAATGGGCGATGCGCGGGCTCGATCCGATCTTCCAGGTCCTGCGCACCATCCCGCCGCTCGCCTGGCTGCCGCTGTCGCTCGCCGCCTTCCGGGACGGCCAGCCCTCGGCGATCTTCGTGATCTTCATCACCTCGATCTGGCCGATCATCATCAACACCGCGGTCGGCATCCGCAACATTCCGCAGGACTACCGCAACGTCGCGGCGGTCCTGCGCCTCAACGCCTTCGAGTTCTTCGCCAAGGTGATGCTGCCCTCGGCGGCGCCGTACATCTTCACCGGTCTCCGCATCGGCGTCGGCCTGTCCTGGCTCGCCATCGTGGCGGCGGAGATGCTGATCGGCGGTGTCGGCATCGGGTTCTTCATCTGGGATGCCTGGAACTCCTCGCACATCAGCGAGATCATCGTGGCCCTGGTCTATGTCGGGGTGATCGGCTTCGTGCTCGACCGCCTCGTCGCCGGCCTCGGCCACCTCGTCACCCGCGGCACCGCCACGGCCTGA
- a CDS encoding CmpA/NrtA family ABC transporter substrate-binding protein — MSSVEHTTRRGILKGAAGALSLAAASRVALPGGAFAQGAGPEVKGAKLGFIALTDAAPLFVAKEKGIFAKHGMPDVEVLKQASWGTTRDNLVLGSEGNGIDGAHILTPMPYLISAGRVTQNNVPVPMYILARLNLAGQCISVAKEHMGDKVALDAKPFRAALERKKASGKSVKAAMTFPGGTHDLWIRYWLAAGGIDPDKDIETIVVPPPQMVANMKVGTMDCFCVCEPWNEQLITQGIGYTALTTGELWKDHPEKALGMRAAWVDKYPNAAKALLAAVMEAQQWCDKPENRDELAGIVAKRQWINVPATDVVRRMKGEFDYGDGRKVSNSPHIMKYWADDASYPFKSHDLWFLTEDIRWGKFDPQTDTKALIEKVNREDIWREVAKGMGVTAPASTSRGKETFFDGKVFDPADPSAYLNSLGIKKVA; from the coding sequence ATGAGCAGCGTTGAGCACACCACGCGTCGCGGCATCCTCAAGGGGGCGGCCGGCGCCCTGTCCCTGGCGGCAGCGAGCCGTGTCGCCCTGCCGGGCGGCGCCTTCGCGCAAGGTGCGGGCCCCGAGGTGAAGGGCGCCAAGCTCGGCTTCATCGCGCTCACCGACGCCGCCCCCCTCTTCGTCGCCAAGGAGAAGGGCATCTTCGCCAAGCACGGGATGCCCGACGTCGAGGTGCTGAAGCAGGCTTCCTGGGGCACCACCCGCGACAATCTGGTGCTCGGCTCGGAGGGCAACGGCATCGACGGCGCCCACATCCTGACCCCGATGCCCTACCTGATCAGCGCCGGCCGGGTGACGCAGAACAACGTTCCGGTGCCGATGTACATCCTGGCGCGGCTCAACCTCGCCGGGCAGTGCATCTCGGTCGCCAAGGAGCATATGGGCGACAAGGTCGCCCTCGACGCCAAGCCCTTCCGGGCCGCGCTCGAGCGCAAGAAGGCGTCGGGCAAGTCGGTCAAGGCGGCGATGACCTTCCCGGGCGGTACCCACGACCTCTGGATCCGCTACTGGCTCGCCGCCGGAGGCATCGATCCGGACAAGGACATCGAGACCATCGTCGTGCCTCCGCCCCAGATGGTAGCGAACATGAAGGTCGGCACGATGGATTGCTTCTGCGTCTGCGAGCCGTGGAACGAGCAGCTGATCACGCAGGGCATCGGCTACACGGCGCTCACCACCGGCGAATTGTGGAAGGACCACCCGGAGAAGGCGCTGGGCATGCGCGCCGCCTGGGTCGACAAGTACCCGAACGCCGCCAAGGCGCTGCTCGCCGCCGTGATGGAGGCGCAACAATGGTGCGACAAGCCGGAGAACCGCGACGAGCTCGCCGGCATCGTCGCCAAGCGCCAGTGGATCAACGTCCCGGCCACCGACGTCGTCAGACGGATGAAGGGCGAGTTCGATTACGGCGACGGCCGCAAGGTGTCGAACAGCCCGCACATCATGAAGTACTGGGCCGACGACGCCTCGTACCCGTTCAAGTCGCATGACCTGTGGTTCCTCACCGAGGACATCCGCTGGGGCAAGTTCGATCCCCAGACCGACACCAAGGCGCTGATCGAGAAGGTGAACCGGGAGGACATCTGGCGCGAGGTGGCGAAGGGCATGGGCGTCACCGCCCCCGCCTCGACCTCGCGCGGCAAGGAGACCTTCTTCGACGGCAAGGTCTTCGATCCGGCGGACCCCTCCGCCTACCTCAACAGCCTCGGCATCAAGAAGGTGGCGTGA
- a CDS encoding glutathione S-transferase family protein, producing the protein MAEATLTISSRNYSSWSLRGWLLCRMAGLDLAVEVLSGDPASRAELLHLSPSFLVPRLTHGSVRVWDVLAIAQYLAEVRPQAGLLPDDLAARAWSHSISGEMHGGFVNLRSALPMNLRARYDDFKLWGGARADIARVVEIWQEALRAHGGPFLFGARPVVADAIYAPVCTRFVTYGVDLPPDCAAYRDRIMDWDLMRDWIGAAADEPEEIEELDMEF; encoded by the coding sequence ATGGCCGAGGCGACGCTGACGATCTCAAGCCGCAACTACTCGTCCTGGTCGCTGCGCGGCTGGCTGCTCTGCCGCATGGCGGGGCTCGACCTTGCGGTGGAAGTGCTGTCGGGCGATCCGGCGAGCCGGGCCGAACTCCTGCACCTCTCGCCCTCGTTCCTGGTGCCGCGGCTGACCCACGGGTCGGTGCGGGTCTGGGATGTGCTCGCCATCGCCCAGTACCTCGCCGAGGTGCGGCCGCAAGCCGGCCTCCTGCCCGACGACCTCGCCGCCCGGGCCTGGTCGCATTCGATCTCGGGCGAGATGCATGGCGGCTTCGTCAACCTGCGCTCGGCCCTGCCGATGAACCTGCGCGCCCGCTACGACGACTTCAAGCTCTGGGGCGGCGCCCGCGCCGACATCGCCCGGGTGGTCGAGATCTGGCAGGAGGCGCTCCGGGCCCACGGGGGGCCGTTCCTCTTCGGCGCCCGGCCGGTGGTGGCGGACGCGATCTACGCCCCGGTCTGCACCCGCTTCGTCACCTACGGCGTCGACCTGCCGCCGGATTGCGCCGCCTACCGCGACCGGATCATGGATTGGGATCTGATGCGCGACTGGATCGGCGCGGCGGCGGACGAGCCGGAGGAGATCGAGGAACTCGACATGGAGTTCTGA
- the phaZ gene encoding polyhydroxyalkanoate depolymerase — translation MLYDAFEVQSDAAAATRAWGRVLHEGTAPWTTRGYGAPATWVAAAARMMMRAGLTHARPSYGIETVQIGNREAPVTEEPVLSTPFGTLLRFRKDLVSEQPRVLVVAPLSGHFGTLLRGTVRTLLADHDVYITDWHNARDVPLSAGRFGFDDYVAHLVQFLETIGEGAHLVAVCQPCVQALAAAAVMAESRNAAHPASMTLMAGPVDTRINPTKVNELATAKPIAWFEKNLIATVPRRHAGAGRRVYPGFMQVGAFMSMNAARHMHGHLDLYWHLAEGETNRDAQAKAAQIETFYDEYFAVLDLAAEFYLETVKTVFQDATLAQNKLTFRGAPIDTRAIRRTALMTVEGERDDICAVGQTVAAHDLCTGLKPFRKSHHLQAGVGHYGVFSGRKWEGQTYPRVRSFIQANA, via the coding sequence ATGCTGTACGATGCCTTCGAGGTCCAGTCGGACGCCGCCGCCGCGACGCGCGCCTGGGGACGGGTGCTCCACGAGGGCACGGCTCCCTGGACGACGAGAGGCTACGGCGCGCCGGCGACCTGGGTCGCGGCCGCCGCCCGGATGATGATGCGGGCCGGCCTCACCCATGCCCGGCCCTCCTACGGGATCGAGACGGTGCAAATCGGCAACCGCGAGGCCCCGGTCACCGAGGAGCCGGTGCTCTCGACGCCCTTCGGCACGCTGCTGCGCTTCCGCAAGGACCTGGTCAGCGAGCAGCCCCGGGTGCTGGTGGTGGCGCCCCTCTCGGGCCATTTCGGCACGCTCCTGCGCGGCACCGTGCGCACCCTGCTCGCCGACCACGACGTCTACATCACCGACTGGCACAATGCCCGCGACGTGCCGCTCAGCGCCGGCCGCTTCGGCTTCGACGACTACGTCGCCCACCTGGTGCAGTTCCTCGAGACGATCGGCGAGGGCGCCCACCTCGTGGCGGTGTGCCAGCCCTGCGTGCAGGCGCTGGCCGCCGCCGCGGTGATGGCCGAGAGCCGCAACGCGGCCCACCCGGCGAGCATGACCCTGATGGCCGGCCCGGTCGACACCCGGATCAACCCGACCAAGGTCAACGAGCTCGCCACCGCGAAGCCGATCGCGTGGTTCGAGAAGAATCTGATCGCCACCGTGCCGCGCCGCCATGCCGGAGCCGGGCGGCGGGTCTATCCGGGCTTCATGCAGGTGGGGGCCTTCATGTCGATGAACGCCGCGCGCCACATGCACGGCCATCTCGACCTCTACTGGCACCTCGCCGAGGGCGAGACCAACAGGGACGCCCAAGCGAAGGCGGCGCAGATCGAGACCTTCTACGACGAGTATTTCGCCGTCCTCGACCTCGCGGCGGAGTTCTACCTCGAGACGGTCAAGACCGTGTTCCAGGACGCGACGCTGGCGCAGAACAAGCTGACCTTCCGCGGAGCGCCGATCGACACGCGGGCGATCCGCAGGACCGCCCTGATGACGGTGGAGGGGGAGCGCGATGACATCTGCGCCGTCGGCCAGACGGTGGCGGCGCACGACCTCTGCACCGGCCTCAAGCCCTTCCGCAAGAGCCACCACCTCCAGGCCGGGGTCGGCCATTACGGGGTGTTCTCCGGCCGCAAGTGGGAGGGCCAGACCTACCCGCGGGTGCGCAGCTTCATCCAGGCCAACGCTTGA
- the rpsU gene encoding 30S ribosomal protein S21 has product MQVLVRDNNVDQALRVLKKKMQREGIFREMKQRKAYEKPSVRKAREKAEAVRRARKQARKTAIREGLIAAPKPKPRVGAPRRPGPAPSAAPAAAPAASA; this is encoded by the coding sequence TTGCAGGTACTCGTTCGGGACAACAACGTCGATCAGGCTCTCCGCGTCCTCAAGAAGAAGATGCAGCGCGAGGGCATCTTCCGCGAGATGAAGCAGCGCAAGGCCTACGAGAAGCCGTCGGTGCGCAAGGCCCGCGAGAAGGCGGAAGCCGTCCGCCGCGCCCGCAAGCAGGCCCGCAAGACCGCCATCCGCGAGGGTCTGATCGCCGCTCCGAAGCCGAAGCCCCGCGTCGGCGCTCCCCGCCGTCCCGGTCCGGCCCCCTCCGCGGCCCCGGCTGCCGCTCCGGCCGCCTCCGCGTAA
- a CDS encoding response regulator, whose amino-acid sequence MGRAAPTAPIAVVVEDDESVRDFAAAILEETDLDVIACDSAADALAVMRERGSEVALLFTEMRLSGEIDGATLARTVERDWPDVRLVVTSRPGEAQAVPDHAVYMQKPWRPLDVLVEAERATYATAA is encoded by the coding sequence ATGGGCAGAGCAGCACCCACCGCGCCGATCGCCGTCGTGGTGGAGGACGATGAGTCCGTTCGGGACTTCGCCGCGGCGATCCTGGAGGAGACCGATCTCGACGTGATCGCCTGCGACAGCGCCGCCGACGCGTTGGCGGTGATGCGGGAGCGCGGCTCCGAAGTCGCGCTGCTGTTCACGGAGATGCGGCTCTCCGGCGAGATCGACGGGGCCACCCTCGCCCGCACGGTCGAGCGGGACTGGCCGGACGTGCGCCTGGTGGTGACCTCGCGGCCGGGGGAGGCGCAGGCCGTGCCGGACCACGCCGTCTACATGCAAAAGCCCTGGCGGCCCCTCGACGTGCTGGTCGAGGCCGAGCGGGCGACCTACGCCACGGCGGCCTGA
- a CDS encoding class II glutamine amidotransferase, producing MCRFLAYHGDPVYLDELVCAPTHSLVHQSLHATEAQTETNGDGFGIGWYGDRPEPGLYRDVRPAWSDENLRSLSRQIRARTFFAHVRAATGTATTRANCHPFAHGRHLFMHNGQIGGYARIRRRLEAMIPDNLYEARQGTTDSEALFLLALAHGLDRDPVAGMAASVSAARGLMREAGIDEPLRFTGVLTDGESLTAYRWACDGRPPSLYWRETGTGLAVVSEPIDGLRAGWSEVPKGGTLIARPGEPVRVIGPEETGFKAAA from the coding sequence ATGTGCCGCTTCCTCGCCTACCACGGCGACCCGGTCTATCTCGACGAGCTCGTCTGCGCGCCGACCCACTCGCTCGTGCACCAGTCGCTGCACGCGACGGAGGCTCAGACCGAGACCAACGGCGACGGTTTCGGCATCGGCTGGTACGGCGACCGCCCGGAGCCCGGCCTCTACCGCGACGTGCGGCCGGCCTGGTCCGACGAGAACCTGCGCAGCCTCTCGCGGCAGATCCGCGCCCGCACCTTCTTCGCCCATGTCCGCGCCGCGACCGGCACCGCGACCACCCGGGCGAACTGCCACCCCTTCGCCCATGGCCGCCACCTGTTCATGCACAACGGCCAGATCGGCGGCTACGCCCGCATCCGCCGGCGGCTCGAGGCGATGATCCCGGACAATCTCTACGAGGCGCGCCAGGGCACCACCGATTCGGAAGCCCTGTTCCTCCTCGCCCTCGCACACGGCCTCGACCGCGACCCGGTCGCCGGCATGGCGGCGAGCGTGTCGGCCGCCCGCGGCCTGATGCGCGAGGCCGGCATCGACGAGCCCCTGCGCTTCACCGGCGTGCTCACCGACGGCGAGAGCCTCACCGCCTATCGCTGGGCCTGCGACGGCCGCCCGCCGAGCCTGTACTGGCGCGAGACCGGCACCGGCCTCGCGGTCGTCTCCGAGCCGATCGACGGCCTGCGCGCCGGCTGGTCGGAGGTGCCGAAGGGCGGCACGCTCATCGCTCGTCCGGGCGAACCGGTGCGGGTGATCGGGCCGGAGGAGACGGGGTTCAAGGCCGCAGCCTGA